The Enterococcus sp. 7F3_DIV0205 genome has a window encoding:
- a CDS encoding ABC transporter substrate-binding protein: protein MKKLQSLLIGILAIILILFFGVRQLEKASGMAGADTLTIYNWGDYIDPDLLRKFEKESGYKVNYETFDSNEAMFTKIQQGGTAYDITIPSEYMIQKMMKEKMLLPIDHKKLTGLNNIDERFLNLDFDPQNKYSIPYFWGTLGIIYNDKFVDEGQIQHWDDLWNPKLKDNVMLIDGAREVLGLSLNSLGYSLNSKNNQELRDATDKLNKLTSNVKAIVADEIKMYMINEESAVAVTFSGEASEMLDGNEHLHYVIPSEGSNLWFDNIVIPKTAKNIKGSYEFINFMLRPENAAQNAEYIGYSTPNKTAKKLLPKEISSDEQFYPSDEVIKHLEVYEDLGAKYLGIYNDLFLEFKMYRK from the coding sequence ATGAAAAAACTACAATCGTTGCTTATTGGCATTTTAGCAATCATCTTGATTCTGTTTTTCGGAGTTCGTCAATTAGAAAAAGCCAGCGGTATGGCTGGTGCTGATACATTGACGATTTATAATTGGGGCGATTATATCGATCCTGATTTACTGCGCAAATTTGAAAAAGAGTCAGGATATAAAGTCAATTATGAAACATTTGACTCAAATGAAGCGATGTTTACTAAAATCCAACAAGGTGGCACCGCGTATGATATTACGATTCCTTCTGAATATATGATTCAAAAAATGATGAAAGAAAAAATGCTTTTGCCTATCGATCATAAGAAGTTGACTGGATTAAACAATATTGATGAACGATTTTTGAATTTAGATTTTGATCCGCAAAATAAATACTCAATTCCTTATTTTTGGGGAACTTTAGGTATCATATACAATGATAAATTTGTTGACGAAGGGCAAATCCAACATTGGGATGATTTGTGGAATCCTAAATTAAAAGATAATGTAATGTTGATCGACGGAGCGCGCGAAGTGCTGGGGCTTTCATTGAATAGTTTAGGTTATTCTTTAAACAGTAAAAATAATCAAGAACTACGTGACGCAACAGATAAGCTAAACAAACTTACTTCAAATGTCAAAGCAATCGTAGCGGATGAGATCAAAATGTATATGATCAACGAAGAAAGTGCAGTAGCGGTTACGTTTTCCGGTGAAGCTTCTGAAATGCTAGACGGGAATGAACACCTGCATTATGTGATTCCATCAGAAGGTTCCAATCTATGGTTTGATAATATCGTGATTCCTAAGACTGCGAAAAATATTAAAGGCTCTTATGAATTTATCAATTTCATGTTGAGACCAGAAAATGCAGCTCAAAATGCAGAATATATTGGATATTCTACACCTAATAAGACAGCCAAAAAATTATTGCCTAAAGAAATTTCTAGTGATGAACAGTTTTATCCAAGTGATGAAGTGATTAAACATTTAGAAGTTTATGAAGATTTAGGGGCGAAATATTTGGGGATTTATAATGACCTGTTTTTAGAGTTTAAAATGTACCGAAAATAG
- a CDS encoding ABC transporter substrate-binding protein, which produces MKKFFGSLLVLVSVLMLTACGGSGDSKDADVGNKDGGSSEKITLWAWDETFNIKAAEIAKEYYENKDVAVEVVTMSQDDIVQKLNTSLASGNKEGLPNIVLIEDYRIQGYLTSYPDAFSDLSSIVKEEDFSEYKFAVNKVDDKIYGVPFDSGVAGVFYRRDYFEEAGYKEADLQDITWDDLIKMARVVKDKTGHALMTMDPSDLGLTRIIMQSTGKWFTDETGEKVTLKGNEALKYALQIQATILKEGLAEQVSDWDGGVNGVQSGSVASSIQGCWYASTIQGAKDQAGKWGIAPIPVIKGDKNSKHSSNIGGGGWYVIKGLPGEEQAKEFLGQTFASNVDLMNQLAKEVGVISTLKAASESPIYQEGVAFYDGQKVFEDFSDWSAEVPKVNYGKDTYAIESILTESLQEVINGGDIDKVLTNVQKQAEDQLEN; this is translated from the coding sequence ATGAAAAAGTTTTTTGGCTCCTTATTAGTCTTAGTTTCAGTATTAATGTTAACAGCTTGTGGCGGATCTGGTGACAGTAAGGATGCTGATGTAGGGAATAAAGACGGTGGAAGCAGCGAAAAAATAACGCTTTGGGCTTGGGACGAAACGTTTAACATCAAAGCTGCGGAAATCGCGAAAGAATATTACGAAAATAAAGATGTTGCTGTTGAGGTTGTGACTATGTCACAAGATGATATTGTTCAAAAATTAAATACTAGTTTAGCTTCTGGAAATAAGGAAGGACTCCCTAATATCGTATTAATTGAAGACTATCGAATTCAAGGTTATCTAACCTCTTATCCAGATGCATTTTCAGATTTAAGTTCAATTGTAAAAGAGGAAGATTTCTCAGAATATAAATTTGCTGTAAATAAAGTGGATGATAAGATTTACGGCGTACCATTTGATAGCGGAGTCGCAGGTGTCTTCTATCGCCGCGATTACTTTGAAGAAGCTGGTTATAAGGAAGCTGACTTACAAGATATTACTTGGGATGACTTGATCAAAATGGCTCGCGTTGTCAAAGATAAAACTGGTCATGCGTTGATGACAATGGATCCAAGTGACTTAGGTTTAACACGTATCATTATGCAATCTACAGGTAAATGGTTTACTGATGAAACTGGCGAAAAGGTCACCTTAAAAGGAAATGAAGCTTTAAAATATGCCTTACAAATTCAAGCAACTATCTTAAAAGAAGGTTTAGCCGAACAAGTTTCTGACTGGGATGGCGGCGTAAATGGCGTTCAGTCTGGTTCAGTCGCAAGTTCTATTCAAGGATGCTGGTATGCCAGTACGATTCAAGGGGCTAAAGATCAAGCTGGTAAATGGGGTATTGCGCCAATTCCAGTAATCAAAGGCGATAAAAATTCTAAACATAGTTCAAACATTGGCGGCGGAGGCTGGTATGTTATCAAAGGCTTACCAGGCGAAGAACAAGCAAAAGAATTCTTAGGACAAACCTTTGCCTCAAATGTTGATTTAATGAATCAACTAGCAAAAGAAGTAGGCGTTATCTCTACCTTAAAAGCTGCCAGCGAGTCACCTATTTATCAAGAAGGTGTAGCATTCTATGATGGTCAAAAAGTCTTTGAAGATTTTTCAGATTGGTCTGCTGAAGTACCAAAAGTGAATTACGGTAAAGACACATATGCCATTGAATCAATTTTAACTGAGAGTTTACAAGAAGTGATTAATGGCGGAGACATAGATAAAGTCTTAACAAATGTCCAAAAACAAGCTGAAGACCAATTAGAAAATTAA
- a CDS encoding response regulator transcription factor, which translates to MTNVITILLVDDEVAIRDGLKHLLEWEKYEFHIVGEAENGKIALDKIIELQPDIVITDLIMPELDGLELSKIIQEQFPQIHFLVLSSYDEFTYVSESFKNGAVDYLLKPTLTKENLLKALNKIATKLVVTKAIVSEEEVLSQTLNRYLVGYKETNLSAVENFLTYNCYQLVYTNAIWYQDRGNLQRVLSKLTFDNTQVKSLAYATSNDEAGLLLAFRNVQTNGQTMLMEKLYSLRQIEAGSFFTLSEPFSQISQLNNIFSQLKAGTKEQRFYFKHHFIVEFNELYMLKHYERFDTKKFLRALVNNDFLLGIARIEEFFNEMILSFASASYLKQQASNIFYTLLSSLEEAYPNEASFSKLKTYFLNQIGKMSYLEDFSELILTLNDQIRQTLQLQKPRQDIKEHELVNSIERYILDNYQSDLSLARLAAEFHFSYNYLSTFFSTHFKMTFSDYLNTVRLEAARKLLLTSDYNVSEISATTGYSDLSYFSRLFKREYHVTPSVYRRENRL; encoded by the coding sequence TTGACTAATGTAATAACTATTTTACTCGTTGATGATGAGGTCGCCATACGCGATGGTTTAAAACACTTACTTGAGTGGGAAAAATACGAGTTTCACATTGTTGGTGAAGCAGAAAATGGCAAAATTGCCTTAGATAAAATCATTGAACTCCAACCTGATATTGTTATTACTGACTTAATTATGCCTGAACTTGATGGTTTAGAATTATCTAAAATAATCCAAGAACAATTTCCACAGATTCATTTTTTAGTTTTAAGTAGTTATGACGAATTTACTTATGTGTCTGAATCTTTTAAAAACGGTGCTGTCGATTATTTATTAAAACCAACCCTGACCAAAGAAAACTTGCTTAAAGCCTTAAATAAAATCGCAACAAAGTTGGTAGTGACAAAAGCAATTGTTTCAGAGGAAGAAGTATTAAGTCAAACCCTCAATCGTTATTTAGTCGGTTACAAAGAGACGAACCTAAGTGCCGTTGAAAACTTTCTTACATACAATTGTTATCAATTGGTTTATACTAACGCCATTTGGTACCAAGACCGTGGTAACCTCCAACGTGTACTAAGCAAATTGACCTTTGACAATACTCAGGTAAAATCATTGGCTTATGCAACGAGTAATGATGAAGCCGGTTTATTACTTGCCTTTAGAAACGTTCAGACGAATGGGCAGACAATGCTTATGGAAAAACTCTACAGCTTGCGGCAAATCGAAGCCGGTAGTTTCTTTACCTTAAGTGAGCCATTCTCTCAGATAAGCCAACTTAATAACATCTTTAGTCAACTGAAGGCGGGGACAAAAGAACAACGATTTTATTTTAAACACCACTTTATTGTTGAATTTAATGAATTGTATATGCTAAAACACTACGAACGATTTGACACAAAGAAATTTCTAAGAGCCTTAGTGAATAATGATTTCTTATTAGGAATTGCGCGTATTGAGGAATTTTTTAATGAAATGATTTTAAGTTTTGCTAGTGCTTCTTATTTGAAACAGCAAGCCAGTAATATTTTTTACACACTTTTATCTAGTCTTGAAGAAGCCTATCCTAATGAGGCTAGCTTTTCAAAATTAAAAACCTATTTCCTGAATCAGATAGGAAAGATGAGTTATTTGGAAGATTTTTCAGAGCTTATTTTAACGTTGAATGATCAAATTCGCCAAACACTACAACTGCAAAAACCTAGACAAGACATAAAAGAACATGAATTAGTTAATAGCATTGAACGCTACATTCTCGATAATTATCAGTCGGATCTATCTTTAGCCCGTTTGGCAGCAGAATTTCATTTTAGCTATAATTATCTTTCTACTTTCTTTTCCACTCACTTTAAGATGACGTTTTCCGATTACTTAAATACAGTGCGCTTAGAGGCCGCTAGGAAATTACTCCTGACATCAGACTATAATGTATCAGAAATTAGTGCGACTACAGGATATTCAGATCTAAGTTATTTTTCTCGCTTATTCAAACGAGAATATCATGTTACTCCCTCTGTTTATAGAAGAGAGAACCGCTTATGA
- a CDS encoding glycoside hydrolase family 35 protein encodes MKTFDIKDDFYLDGQPVKIISGAIHYFRVVPEYWRDRLEKLKALGCNTVETYVPWNFHEPHEGQFNFSGRFNLRQFIQIADELGLYVILRPAPYICAEWEFGGLPYWLMKEADLKVRFDNPIFLEKVDNYFARLYPEIVDLQITQGGPIIMMQIENEYGGFANDKSYMGKIADLMEKHGTKVPFVTSDGPWGDMLENGSIQERALATINCGSKIKEHFKVLKDFHQEKKPLMVMEFWIGWFDAWGDEEHHTMDGETAANELSDILEEGSVNIYMFHGGTNFGFSSGANYYEKLAPDVTSYDYDALLTEWGDITPKYRLFQEVIENYREIPTVEFTTDIKKIAYGALQAKAKTSLFHNIQNLAQKITHNYPLSMEQLDQGLGYVYYESNLGRKRPIEDFRLIGCMDRAQIFINDDPIATQYDLELGTQLAFDLEAETNKLGILVENMGRVNYSIKMNHQEKGIRDGVIINGAFQSDWGIYSLPMDNLTQLDFSEKWTAGQPGFYQFTFDAEEIGDTFIELPNWGKGFVTVNGFNIGRFWEKGPQVRLYIPGPLLKIGANTIIIFESEGKVGTEIILTDEPKLNKD; translated from the coding sequence ATGAAAACATTTGATATTAAAGATGACTTTTATTTAGACGGTCAGCCTGTGAAAATTATCTCTGGAGCTATTCATTATTTTCGAGTTGTACCGGAATATTGGCGTGATCGCTTGGAGAAGTTAAAAGCTTTAGGCTGTAATACAGTTGAAACATATGTCCCTTGGAATTTCCATGAGCCTCATGAAGGTCAATTTAATTTTAGTGGGCGTTTCAATTTACGTCAATTTATTCAAATCGCAGATGAATTAGGCTTATATGTAATCTTGCGACCTGCTCCGTACATTTGTGCGGAATGGGAATTTGGTGGCTTACCTTACTGGCTGATGAAGGAAGCTGATTTAAAGGTTCGGTTTGATAATCCAATCTTCCTTGAAAAAGTGGATAATTATTTTGCTAGATTGTATCCAGAGATAGTGGATTTACAAATCACTCAAGGTGGGCCGATCATCATGATGCAAATCGAAAATGAATATGGCGGCTTTGCAAATGATAAAAGTTATATGGGGAAAATTGCTGATTTGATGGAAAAACATGGCACAAAAGTACCTTTTGTAACATCAGATGGTCCTTGGGGTGATATGCTTGAAAACGGATCAATTCAAGAGCGTGCCTTGGCAACCATTAACTGTGGATCGAAAATTAAAGAACATTTTAAAGTTTTAAAAGACTTCCATCAAGAAAAGAAGCCACTAATGGTAATGGAATTTTGGATTGGATGGTTTGATGCATGGGGTGATGAAGAACATCATACAATGGATGGCGAGACAGCTGCCAATGAATTGTCAGATATTTTAGAGGAAGGTTCGGTCAATATTTACATGTTTCATGGTGGTACTAACTTTGGTTTTAGTAGCGGAGCCAATTATTATGAAAAGCTAGCGCCAGACGTAACGAGCTATGACTACGATGCACTGCTAACTGAGTGGGGTGACATTACGCCGAAATACCGTTTATTCCAAGAAGTCATTGAGAACTATCGAGAAATTCCGACAGTAGAATTCACAACTGACATAAAAAAAATAGCCTATGGGGCATTGCAAGCTAAAGCGAAAACGTCATTATTTCATAACATTCAAAACTTAGCACAAAAAATCACACATAATTACCCTCTTTCCATGGAACAATTAGATCAAGGATTAGGCTATGTTTATTACGAAAGTAACCTTGGCCGCAAGCGACCTATAGAAGATTTTCGTTTAATCGGCTGCATGGATCGAGCCCAGATTTTTATCAATGATGACCCTATTGCAACTCAATATGATTTAGAATTAGGCACACAATTGGCATTTGATTTAGAGGCTGAAACAAATAAACTAGGTATTTTAGTTGAAAATATGGGCCGTGTCAATTACTCAATCAAAATGAATCATCAAGAAAAAGGTATTCGTGATGGTGTAATTATCAATGGTGCATTTCAAAGTGACTGGGGGATTTATAGCTTGCCTATGGATAACCTAACACAACTGGACTTCTCTGAAAAATGGACCGCAGGACAGCCAGGATTTTATCAGTTTACTTTTGACGCTGAAGAAATAGGCGATACGTTTATTGAGTTACCAAATTGGGGGAAAGGTTTTGTCACAGTAAACGGTTTTAATATTGGACGATTCTGGGAGAAAGGTCCACAAGTGAGACTTTATATCCCTGGTCCTCTCTTAAAAATCGGTGCAAATACAATCATCATATTCGAGTCAGAAGGAAAAGTGGGCACAGAAATCATCTTAACAGATGAGCCAAAACTAAATAAAGACTAA
- a CDS encoding ABC transporter permease, with product MTKKKFKWSYLYLILVFALLYAPIFYLIFYSFNDTDTMNQFTGFTLANYTAVFEDTRLLIIVLNTFLLAFLSALLATIIGTFGAMGIYYTRRRKTRTALMSFNNILLVSPDVIIGASFLIFFTAVGFISLGFASVLLSHIAFSIPIVVLMVLPKLQEMNDSMVDAARDLGANNVQVIKNIILPFLSPGIIAGYFMAFTYSLDDFAVTFFVTGNGFSTLSVEIYSRARQGISLEINALSALVFIFSMILVIGYYFISQDNTSKRMKKLRREQSEVANLK from the coding sequence ATGACAAAGAAAAAATTTAAGTGGTCTTATCTTTATCTGATCCTCGTTTTTGCCTTATTGTATGCGCCGATTTTTTACCTAATTTTCTACTCATTCAATGATACAGATACGATGAATCAATTTACTGGATTTACTCTTGCGAATTATACGGCTGTTTTTGAAGATACACGCTTATTGATCATCGTGTTAAATACGTTTTTATTGGCTTTTTTATCTGCGTTGTTAGCAACGATCATCGGCACATTTGGTGCGATGGGGATTTATTATACGAGACGTAGAAAAACTAGGACAGCTTTAATGAGTTTTAATAATATTTTGCTGGTATCTCCTGATGTTATTATTGGTGCTAGCTTCTTGATCTTTTTTACAGCTGTTGGTTTTATTAGCTTAGGATTTGCCAGTGTGTTATTGTCTCATATTGCTTTTAGTATTCCAATTGTCGTACTGATGGTGCTGCCAAAATTACAGGAAATGAATGATTCAATGGTGGACGCGGCTCGTGATCTTGGTGCGAATAATGTTCAGGTGATCAAAAACATTATTTTACCGTTTTTATCGCCAGGAATTATTGCAGGCTATTTTATGGCTTTTACGTATTCACTAGATGACTTTGCGGTGACCTTTTTTGTTACAGGAAATGGATTTTCCACACTTTCAGTTGAAATCTATTCAAGAGCAAGACAAGGGATTAGTTTAGAAATCAATGCATTGAGTGCATTAGTTTTCATTTTTTCTATGATTTTAGTGATCGGCTATTATTTTATCAGCCAAGACAATACATCGAAACGGATGAAAAAACTACGTCGTGAACAAAGTGAGGTGGCGAATCTCAAATGA
- a CDS encoding ABC transporter permease encodes MKTMRRIYSIPYVMWLLLFVIAPVLMIIYQSFFDMNGQFTLDNYQTYFTSGTYLSMTLNSVWYAFLITLFTFLISYPTAYFLTKLKHKQLWLMLVILPTWVNLLLKAYAFIGIFSIHGNVNQFLSFLGIGPHQILFTDFSFLFVATYIEIPFMILPIFNALEELNPSLVSASRDLGANSVETFQRVIFPLSLNGVKSGVQAVFIPSLSLFMLTRLIGGNRVITLGTAIEEHFMVTQNWGMGSTIGVILIVAMFIVMLLTGEKKKKGRVK; translated from the coding sequence ATGAAAACAATGCGTCGGATTTATTCGATTCCTTATGTGATGTGGCTGTTATTATTTGTGATTGCCCCGGTCTTGATGATTATTTATCAGTCATTTTTTGATATGAACGGTCAGTTTACGTTAGATAATTATCAAACGTACTTTACTTCGGGCACTTATTTGAGTATGACGTTGAATTCGGTTTGGTATGCGTTTTTGATTACGTTATTTACGTTTTTGATCAGTTATCCTACAGCCTACTTTTTGACAAAGCTAAAGCATAAACAATTGTGGTTGATGTTAGTGATTTTACCGACATGGGTGAATCTCTTACTGAAAGCTTATGCTTTTATCGGGATTTTTAGTATACATGGGAATGTGAATCAGTTTTTAAGTTTTCTTGGGATCGGTCCACATCAAATTTTATTTACGGACTTTAGTTTTCTATTTGTTGCAACTTATATTGAAATTCCTTTTATGATTCTGCCGATTTTTAATGCGCTTGAAGAGTTGAATCCTTCGCTAGTTAGTGCTAGTCGTGATCTTGGTGCAAACAGTGTTGAAACATTTCAACGCGTGATCTTTCCGCTATCATTGAATGGTGTAAAAAGTGGTGTTCAAGCGGTCTTTATACCCTCACTTTCATTGTTCATGTTGACCCGTTTGATTGGTGGAAATCGAGTGATTACACTAGGGACAGCCATTGAAGAGCATTTTATGGTGACACAAAATTGGGGCATGGGTTCAACGATCGGTGTGATTTTGATTGTGGCGATGTTTATCGTGATGCTGCTGACTGGTGAGAAGAAGAAAAAGGGGCGGGTGAAATGA
- a CDS encoding carbohydrate ABC transporter permease has protein sequence MEKISKIFKYLVLSIAAFISIFPFVWMILGMTNKTIDITAGKIMIGDQLMINFQNLFNSDLNFHRALLNSAVIALLTTIFALFLSSMAGYGFEIFRSKRNDRIFSFLLLSMMVPFSAMMIPLYTMFSKLSNTPFGINTLFSVIIPSVSTAFLIFLFKQNIKAFPRSLVEAARIDGLGELAIFFKIYMPTAKNIYAAAAIITFMNSWNNYLWPLVALQSPEKRTVPLILSAMGASYTPDYGMIMSGIVIATLPIAIIFFVLQKQFVQGMLGSVK, from the coding sequence ATGGAAAAAATATCAAAAATATTCAAATACCTCGTTTTAAGTATCGCTGCTTTTATTTCTATCTTCCCTTTTGTCTGGATGATTTTAGGTATGACCAACAAAACCATTGATATTACCGCTGGTAAAATTATGATTGGTGACCAATTGATGATTAACTTTCAAAATCTTTTTAATAGTGATTTAAACTTTCACAGAGCCTTACTCAATTCCGCCGTGATTGCCCTTCTCACAACCATATTCGCTTTATTCTTATCATCGATGGCAGGTTATGGCTTTGAAATTTTTCGTTCTAAACGGAATGACCGTATTTTTAGTTTTTTACTTCTATCAATGATGGTTCCATTCTCAGCAATGATGATTCCCTTATACACCATGTTTTCAAAATTAAGTAACACACCATTTGGGATCAACACATTGTTCAGCGTGATTATACCATCTGTCAGTACTGCCTTTTTAATCTTTCTATTTAAACAAAATATTAAGGCTTTTCCTCGCTCTTTAGTTGAGGCTGCTCGGATTGATGGATTAGGTGAACTAGCAATTTTCTTTAAAATATATATGCCAACAGCAAAAAATATTTATGCTGCGGCTGCGATTATTACCTTTATGAATAGTTGGAATAACTACTTATGGCCACTAGTAGCCTTGCAATCTCCTGAAAAGCGGACAGTTCCTTTAATTTTATCAGCCATGGGTGCCTCTTATACACCAGACTACGGCATGATTATGAGCGGAATTGTGATTGCCACTTTACCGATTGCTATAATTTTCTTTGTTTTACAAAAACAATTTGTTCAAGGCATGTTAGGTTCAGTAAAATAG
- a CDS encoding sensor histidine kinase — protein MNHLKLWIKQNELFTRILMIVIFCVISVTLLSVAVVFNRSKSAYVYSYEESNQILMNKIQNDYEQLNDNINRIFETVSKSQVVQAYFKQDQSKGIQPIIELKKEMTATRWIFNDTPSNLILIGKNGRTFFQNEGVRSQALDVFIKSDLMKEIDRNPALSQYFYQQNGLTISTEKQPGLLYIRKITDDLGIIGYALIFVPEQHFASIYEQVLAKNIHTIYIIDSKNTIISSNQKSQLGTTLSDKIIAMDNNYTNSLKLYSYNFRLYNLINEDILIKNMNLIRPTVTIVICSIMIASLIAFFVIRRMTGPIYRLIDTLPSVTQGEFSNSVAIEGTYETQELGKAYNLMLEDLQGYFDNLMTIEEEKRLTEIQSLQMQIQPHFIYNTLTAIKFLIWQGEQDKAGLAIDNFIQLLRHTLSNKNEVIPLKQELTGVEAYINILQLRYGERIQTNIFANEAAEELLVPKMIIQPIIENTYLHAFSEHQEGYVQVFATTVEDKLQIEIIDNGVGFDVSRPLHSQSTLKQHYSGIGLRNIHERLQLLYGKKYGLKIQTAPGEGTSIKLLLPINYPEKTT, from the coding sequence ATGAATCATTTAAAATTATGGATAAAACAAAATGAACTTTTCACACGGATTTTGATGATCGTTATTTTTTGTGTTATTAGTGTTACATTACTTTCTGTAGCGGTTGTTTTTAATCGTTCAAAAAGTGCTTATGTATATTCATATGAAGAATCAAACCAAATTTTGATGAATAAGATCCAAAATGATTATGAACAATTAAATGACAATATTAACCGCATTTTCGAAACGGTATCCAAAAGTCAAGTCGTGCAAGCTTATTTTAAACAGGATCAATCAAAAGGAATTCAGCCAATTATCGAGTTAAAAAAGGAAATGACCGCTACCCGTTGGATATTTAATGACACTCCTTCAAACTTGATTTTAATTGGTAAGAATGGCCGTACTTTTTTTCAAAACGAAGGAGTCAGAAGCCAAGCTTTAGATGTATTTATTAAGAGTGATTTGATGAAAGAAATCGATCGCAATCCTGCCTTGAGCCAATATTTTTATCAACAAAATGGGTTAACCATTTCAACTGAAAAGCAACCGGGATTGCTTTATATTCGTAAAATTACTGATGACTTAGGAATTATCGGTTATGCATTGATTTTTGTTCCGGAGCAACATTTTGCCTCGATTTACGAGCAAGTCCTAGCAAAAAATATTCATACTATTTACATTATTGATAGTAAAAATACTATTATCTCCTCCAATCAAAAATCACAATTAGGTACCACCTTAAGTGACAAAATTATAGCAATGGATAATAATTATACGAATTCATTAAAGCTATATTCTTACAATTTTAGACTCTACAATCTTATCAATGAAGACATCTTAATTAAAAATATGAACTTGATACGTCCAACCGTCACTATTGTTATTTGTTCAATTATGATAGCAAGCCTTATTGCCTTTTTTGTGATTCGACGGATGACAGGACCTATTTATCGCTTGATTGATACGTTACCCAGTGTGACCCAGGGGGAGTTTTCTAATAGTGTTGCGATTGAAGGAACGTATGAAACACAAGAATTAGGGAAAGCATATAACTTGATGCTGGAAGATTTACAAGGCTATTTTGATAACTTAATGACTATTGAAGAAGAAAAACGACTGACTGAAATTCAGTCATTACAAATGCAAATCCAACCTCATTTTATTTATAATACGCTAACCGCAATTAAGTTTCTAATCTGGCAAGGGGAACAGGACAAGGCTGGTTTGGCAATTGATAATTTTATTCAACTGTTGCGCCATACTCTTAGCAATAAGAATGAAGTTATTCCCTTGAAGCAAGAGTTAACTGGGGTAGAAGCCTATATTAACATTTTGCAATTACGGTATGGTGAGCGAATTCAAACGAATATTTTTGCTAATGAAGCTGCTGAAGAATTACTCGTGCCAAAAATGATTATTCAACCTATTATTGAGAATACGTATCTTCACGCTTTCTCGGAACATCAAGAGGGCTATGTTCAAGTTTTCGCCACCACGGTAGAGGATAAATTACAAATTGAAATTATCGATAACGGCGTTGGGTTTGATGTTAGTAGACCTCTCCATAGTCAGTCAACCTTAAAACAGCATTATTCGGGGATTGGGTTACGAAATATCCATGAACGTTTACAACTTCTTTATGGTAAAAAGTATGGTTTGAAAATTCAAACAGCTCCGGGAGAGGGAACCTCAATTAAACTACTATTACCAATCAATTATCCCGAAAAAACGACTTGA
- a CDS encoding carbohydrate ABC transporter permease, translated as MQKRKKKFDIFANGDGFILLPVILITILVFIPMVIALLNSFKSGIPTNMTFNGLGNYKRMLSDSTFRKAFGNTFLYLIIQVPVMLMLSLAFSNILNDKRLKFKGFFRTALFLPCITSLVSYSLIMKSLFSATGLVNRVLLDMNLVAAPIQWLTDPFWAKVLIIISITWRWTGYNMIFFISGMQNIDPEIYEAADIDGANKWQQFFKITIPNLKPVILFTTITSTIGTLQLFDEVQNITGGGPANATTTLSQYIYNLSFKFTPNFGYAAAVSFVIVFCIVILTIIQKRVAGDE; from the coding sequence ATGCAAAAAAGAAAGAAAAAATTCGACATCTTTGCTAATGGTGATGGTTTTATACTATTACCCGTAATTTTAATTACGATCTTAGTCTTTATTCCAATGGTAATAGCGTTATTAAATTCCTTTAAATCTGGAATTCCAACAAATATGACTTTTAATGGACTAGGTAATTACAAAAGAATGCTTTCAGACAGTACCTTTAGAAAAGCTTTTGGTAATACTTTTTTATACTTAATCATTCAGGTTCCAGTAATGTTAATGCTGTCACTCGCTTTTTCAAATATATTGAACGATAAGCGTTTAAAGTTTAAAGGATTCTTTCGTACAGCATTATTTTTACCTTGTATTACATCTCTAGTATCTTATTCATTGATTATGAAAAGTTTATTTTCTGCAACGGGTTTAGTCAACCGTGTCTTGTTGGATATGAATCTCGTGGCAGCACCGATTCAGTGGTTGACTGATCCTTTTTGGGCTAAAGTCTTAATTATAATTTCTATCACCTGGCGCTGGACAGGTTATAATATGATTTTCTTTATTTCCGGTATGCAAAATATTGATCCAGAAATTTATGAGGCTGCCGATATAGATGGAGCCAATAAATGGCAACAATTTTTCAAAATTACGATACCAAATTTAAAACCAGTTATTTTATTTACCACAATTACTTCCACAATCGGCACATTGCAATTGTTTGATGAAGTTCAAAATATTACTGGTGGTGGTCCTGCCAATGCAACGACCACTCTTTCACAATATATATATAACCTAAGTTTCAAATTCACACCGAATTTTGGGTATGCAGCAGCCGTTTCCTTTGTGATCGTGTTCTGTATAGTCATTTTAACAATTATTCAAAAACGTGTAGCTGGAGATGAGTAA